One stretch of Comamonas testosteroni DNA includes these proteins:
- the purB gene encoding adenylosuccinate lyase, producing the protein MNLSSLTAISPLDGRYAAKLSALRPIMSEYGYMHRRVQVEVTWFIALSDAGFAEFPALSAESRDYLHALVANFSEADADAIKAIEKTTNHDVKAVEYWIKSKFDGRAELQKAAEFVHFACTSEDINNTSHALQIRVGRDTVLMPAIDGIIAKLREMAHLYAEVPMLSRTHGQTASPTTVGKELANVVVRLQKAAANIAGVKILGKMNGAVGNYNAHLSAWPEFDWEAFSQSVVESAEPKGLGISFQPYSIQIEPHDYMAELFDAMARTNTILIDLSRDIWGYVSLGFFKQRLKAGEIGSSTMPHKVNPIDFENCEGNLGMANAMLKHLAEKLPISRWQRDLTDSTVLRNIGVAFGYTTLAYASLMTGLNKLELNEERLQEDLNHAWEVLAEPIQTVMRRYGVQGAYEKLKEVTRGKTVLAEDLHRLINGLEIPQADKDRLLAMTPASYIGKAAELAKRV; encoded by the coding sequence ATGAACCTGTCCTCCCTCACCGCCATCTCTCCCTTGGACGGCCGCTACGCCGCCAAGCTGTCCGCACTGCGCCCCATCATGAGCGAATACGGCTATATGCACCGCCGTGTTCAGGTCGAGGTGACCTGGTTCATCGCCCTGTCCGATGCCGGCTTTGCCGAATTCCCCGCGCTGTCGGCCGAGTCGCGCGACTATCTGCACGCTCTGGTCGCCAATTTCTCCGAAGCCGATGCAGACGCCATCAAGGCCATCGAAAAGACCACCAACCACGACGTGAAGGCCGTGGAATACTGGATCAAGTCCAAGTTCGACGGTCGCGCCGAGCTGCAAAAGGCTGCCGAGTTCGTGCACTTTGCCTGCACCAGCGAAGACATCAACAACACCAGCCACGCACTGCAGATCCGCGTCGGCCGCGACACCGTGCTGATGCCCGCCATCGACGGCATCATCGCCAAGCTGCGCGAGATGGCCCACCTCTACGCCGAAGTGCCCATGCTCAGCCGCACCCACGGCCAGACCGCCTCCCCCACCACCGTGGGCAAGGAGCTGGCCAACGTGGTCGTGCGCCTGCAAAAGGCCGCTGCCAACATCGCCGGCGTGAAGATCCTGGGCAAGATGAACGGCGCCGTGGGCAACTACAACGCCCACCTGTCGGCCTGGCCCGAGTTCGACTGGGAAGCCTTCAGCCAGAGCGTGGTGGAATCCGCCGAGCCCAAGGGCCTGGGCATCAGCTTCCAGCCCTACTCCATCCAGATCGAGCCCCATGACTACATGGCCGAGCTGTTCGATGCCATGGCGCGCACCAACACCATCCTGATCGACCTGTCGCGCGACATCTGGGGCTATGTCTCCCTGGGCTTCTTCAAGCAGCGCCTGAAGGCCGGCGAGATCGGCTCGTCCACCATGCCCCACAAGGTCAATCCCATCGACTTCGAGAACTGCGAAGGCAATCTGGGCATGGCCAACGCCATGCTCAAGCATCTGGCCGAGAAGCTGCCCATCAGCCGCTGGCAGCGTGACCTGACCGACTCCACCGTGCTGCGCAACATCGGCGTCGCCTTCGGCTACACCACGCTGGCCTACGCCTCGCTGATGACCGGCCTGAACAAGCTGGAGCTCAACGAAGAGCGCCTGCAGGAAGACCTGAACCACGCCTGGGAAGTGCTGGCCGAGCCCATCCAGACCGTGATGCGCCGCTATGGCGTGCAGGGCGCCTACGAAAAGCTCAAGGAAGTCACGCGCGGCAAGACCGTGCTGGCCGAAGACCTGCACCGCCTGATCAACGGCCTGGAAATTCCCCAGGCCGACAAGGACCGTCTGCTGGCCATGACGCCTGCTTCCTACATCGGCAAGGCAGCCGAGCTGGCCAAGCGCGTTTAA
- a CDS encoding YaeQ family protein, which yields MAIKSTIFKANLSIADIDHNYYADHNLTLARHPSETDDRMMVRLVALALNAWKLQDLCNGDGTLGFGIGLSDPDDPDVHITDYTGQKRLWIEVGQPDEKPITKACNKSDHMLVYPFNHAAHVWWKGLEGKLARQSKLEVHYIDSEVAQQLGALAERSMQLQATIQEGQLTLSSNLGTVFVEPTRWK from the coding sequence ATGGCCATCAAGTCCACCATCTTCAAAGCCAATCTGTCGATTGCCGACATCGACCACAACTACTACGCCGACCACAATCTGACGCTGGCGCGCCATCCCAGCGAGACCGACGACCGCATGATGGTGCGCCTGGTGGCCCTGGCGCTGAACGCCTGGAAGCTGCAAGACCTGTGCAATGGTGACGGCACGCTGGGCTTTGGCATTGGCTTGTCCGACCCTGACGATCCGGACGTGCACATCACCGATTACACCGGCCAGAAGCGTCTGTGGATCGAAGTCGGCCAGCCCGACGAAAAGCCCATCACCAAGGCCTGCAACAAGTCGGACCATATGCTGGTCTACCCCTTCAACCACGCCGCCCATGTCTGGTGGAAGGGTCTGGAAGGCAAGCTGGCCCGCCAGAGCAAGCTGGAAGTGCACTACATCGACTCGGAAGTGGCCCAGCAGCTGGGTGCGCTGGCCGAGCGCAGCATGCAGCTGCAAGCCACGATCCAGGAAGGGCAGCTCACGCTGTCCAGCAATCTGGGCACGGTGTTTGTCGAGCCCACGCGCTGGAAATAA
- the glnE gene encoding bifunctional [glutamate--ammonia ligase]-adenylyl-L-tyrosine phosphorylase/[glutamate--ammonia-ligase] adenylyltransferase, producing the protein MAENALNVPSPAQYSRFVQRLHRRYENWFDALPPGAPDRSLMEQALGTLQSRGLDLSASLRVLRQLVMERIIVLDCEQGAALDVVTKAVTELAELALDRACTQVRAELDARHGAPQGPTGQEVQFWVIGMGKLGARELNVSSDIDLIYVYEHDGDTRGQADGRGVISNHEYFGRAVKGIFSLIGDTTEHGFVFRVDLALRPNGNSGAPAVSLSSLEEYLQIHGREWERFAWLKSRIVAPLADIQTPNVQALRGVVLPFVFRRYLDYAVFDSLRSLHRQIRDHASKRSAGHPERANDVKLSRGGIREIEFIVQLLQVVRGGQFPELRRRPTLEALQRLVQANLMSAEIADALSRAYVFLRQVEHRIQYLDDQQTHVLPTRDDDLLWIARTLGYADACGFLHQLDEHRELVAQEFDTLLGGDSQQCSNGHCNAAKGAAGGPPTPRDIEDLIEALPPSLAGQIADWRSNTRINGLRDEARARLFRLVERTSQWVESGQSSEEAAKRFLQWLEPLLRRESYLALLLERPAVHERLLHLLGAARWPARYLQQHPGVIDELASDAILKERFVAADFEHELAMRLAALQSTGEDDDETLLNLLRRAHHAEVFRTLARDIEGRITVEQVADDLSALADSVLRITAQWCWSRLKNRHRDTPRFGIVGYGKLGGKELGYGSDLDIVFVFDDDDERAPEVYAAYVRKLINWLTVKTGEGDLFEIDTALRPNGNSGLLVTSFESYANYQQQRGSNTAWTWEHQAMTRARFVLGSRDFPSPAGEPATDLHLHQRFDAVREAVITAPRDAAALRSEIETMRERVRGAHPVRGGLFDVKHSPGGMVDVEFAVQYLVLAESGAHRELIANVGNIALLQRAEDSGLLPKAVGYEAAKAYRELRRLQHVARLDERSGQLEPEQAQVQREAVLKLWTAVFGPVASTQSS; encoded by the coding sequence ATGGCAGAAAACGCCCTCAATGTTCCTTCCCCGGCCCAGTACTCGCGCTTTGTGCAGCGTCTTCACCGCCGTTACGAGAACTGGTTTGACGCCTTGCCGCCGGGAGCCCCCGACCGGTCTCTGATGGAGCAGGCCCTGGGCACGCTGCAGTCGCGCGGCCTGGATCTCTCCGCTTCACTGCGCGTGCTGCGCCAGCTGGTGATGGAGCGCATCATCGTGCTGGACTGCGAACAGGGCGCTGCTCTTGACGTGGTGACCAAGGCCGTCACCGAGCTGGCCGAGCTGGCCCTGGATCGTGCCTGCACCCAGGTTCGTGCCGAACTGGATGCCCGGCACGGCGCGCCTCAGGGGCCGACAGGTCAGGAAGTCCAGTTCTGGGTCATAGGCATGGGCAAGCTAGGTGCCCGCGAGCTCAATGTCTCCAGCGATATCGACCTGATCTACGTCTACGAGCATGACGGCGACACGCGGGGCCAGGCCGACGGGCGCGGCGTCATTTCCAACCACGAGTACTTCGGTCGTGCTGTCAAAGGCATCTTCAGCCTGATCGGCGACACCACCGAGCACGGCTTTGTCTTTCGCGTCGACCTGGCCCTGCGGCCCAACGGCAATTCCGGCGCCCCCGCCGTCTCGCTGTCCTCGCTGGAGGAGTATCTGCAGATTCACGGCCGGGAGTGGGAGCGCTTTGCCTGGCTCAAGAGCCGCATCGTGGCGCCGCTGGCCGATATCCAGACCCCCAACGTCCAGGCCCTGCGGGGCGTGGTGCTGCCCTTTGTGTTCCGCCGCTACCTGGACTATGCGGTGTTCGACTCGCTGCGCAGCCTGCACCGCCAGATCCGCGACCACGCTTCCAAGCGCAGTGCGGGCCATCCCGAGCGCGCCAACGACGTCAAGCTCTCGCGCGGCGGCATCCGCGAGATCGAATTCATCGTGCAGCTGCTGCAGGTGGTGCGCGGCGGCCAGTTCCCCGAGCTGCGCCGTCGCCCCACGCTGGAAGCGCTGCAGCGCCTGGTGCAGGCCAATCTGATGAGCGCCGAGATTGCCGATGCGCTGAGCCGTGCCTATGTCTTCTTGCGCCAGGTGGAGCACCGCATCCAGTATCTGGACGATCAGCAGACCCATGTGCTGCCCACACGCGACGATGATCTGCTGTGGATTGCCCGCACCCTGGGCTATGCCGATGCCTGCGGCTTTCTCCACCAGCTGGACGAGCACCGCGAGCTGGTGGCACAGGAGTTCGACACCTTGCTCGGCGGCGACTCCCAGCAATGCAGCAACGGTCACTGCAATGCCGCCAAGGGCGCGGCAGGTGGACCGCCCACGCCCAGAGACATCGAAGACCTGATCGAGGCCCTGCCTCCCTCACTGGCCGGGCAGATCGCCGACTGGCGCAGCAATACCCGCATCAATGGCCTGCGCGACGAGGCGCGGGCCCGTTTGTTCAGGCTGGTGGAACGCACCTCGCAATGGGTCGAAAGCGGCCAGTCCAGCGAGGAAGCCGCCAAACGCTTTCTGCAGTGGCTGGAACCCTTGCTGCGCCGCGAAAGCTACCTCGCCCTATTGCTGGAACGCCCGGCAGTTCATGAGAGGTTGCTACATCTTTTGGGAGCAGCACGCTGGCCTGCACGCTACCTGCAGCAACACCCCGGGGTGATCGATGAGCTGGCCAGCGATGCCATCCTCAAGGAGCGCTTTGTCGCAGCAGACTTCGAGCACGAGCTGGCCATGCGCCTGGCCGCCCTGCAGTCCACGGGCGAGGACGACGACGAAACCCTGCTCAATCTGCTGCGCCGCGCCCACCATGCCGAAGTCTTCCGCACGCTGGCACGCGATATCGAAGGCCGCATTACCGTAGAGCAAGTGGCCGACGATCTCAGCGCCCTGGCCGACAGCGTGCTGCGCATCACGGCCCAATGGTGCTGGAGCCGGCTCAAGAACCGCCACCGCGATACGCCACGTTTCGGCATCGTGGGCTACGGCAAGCTGGGCGGCAAGGAACTCGGCTACGGCAGCGATCTGGACATCGTCTTCGTCTTCGATGACGACGATGAGCGCGCCCCCGAGGTTTACGCAGCCTATGTGCGCAAGCTCATCAACTGGCTGACCGTCAAGACCGGTGAAGGCGATCTGTTCGAGATCGACACCGCGCTGCGCCCCAACGGCAACTCGGGCCTGCTGGTGACCAGCTTCGAGTCCTATGCCAATTACCAGCAGCAGCGCGGCAGCAACACCGCCTGGACCTGGGAACACCAGGCCATGACGCGAGCCCGCTTTGTGCTGGGCAGCCGCGACTTTCCCTCACCTGCAGGTGAGCCTGCGACCGATCTGCACCTGCATCAGCGCTTTGATGCGGTGCGCGAAGCCGTCATCACCGCGCCGCGCGATGCCGCTGCACTGCGCAGCGAGATTGAAACCATGCGTGAGCGGGTGCGTGGCGCCCACCCGGTACGCGGCGGCCTGTTCGACGTCAAGCACAGCCCCGGCGGCATGGTGGATGTGGAATTTGCCGTGCAGTACCTGGTGCTGGCCGAATCCGGTGCACACCGCGAGCTGATTGCCAATGTGGGCAATATCGCCTTGCTGCAGCGCGCCGAAGACTCGGGCCTGCTGCCCAAGGCAGTGGGCTATGAAGCCGCCAAGGCCTACCGCGAGCTCCGTCGCCTGCAACACGTGGCAAGACTGGATGAGCGCTCCGGACAGCTGGAACCCGAGCAGGCCCAAGTCCAGCGTGAAGCGGTACTCAAGCTCTGGACTGCGGTGTTCGGGCCTGTCGCCTCAACACAAAGCAGCTAG
- a CDS encoding glutathione S-transferase C-terminal domain-containing protein: MKLIGSTTSPFVRKVRVVLAEKKLDYQFVEENPWEEALSPGTGNPLGKVPRLVMDGTEAMFDSRVIVEYLDTLSPVGKLIPGTGRERAEVKTWEALADGMLDAAVLVRLEATWPGRSAEQRSQAWMDRQMGKVRAALKVMSQGLGEKPFCCGGTHLTLADISVGCALAWLDFRFPEMDWRAEHPNLAALLAKLAARPSFVNTVPH, from the coding sequence ATGAAACTAATAGGCTCCACCACCAGCCCCTTTGTGCGCAAAGTCCGCGTCGTGCTGGCCGAAAAGAAGCTGGACTATCAATTCGTCGAAGAGAACCCCTGGGAGGAAGCACTTTCACCCGGTACTGGCAATCCTCTGGGCAAGGTGCCGCGTCTGGTGATGGACGGCACGGAGGCGATGTTCGACTCGCGCGTCATCGTCGAATACCTGGACACACTTTCGCCGGTTGGCAAGCTGATTCCGGGCACGGGCCGCGAGCGCGCCGAGGTCAAGACCTGGGAGGCCCTGGCCGACGGCATGCTGGATGCCGCCGTTCTGGTGCGGCTGGAGGCCACCTGGCCCGGCCGCAGCGCAGAGCAGCGCAGCCAGGCCTGGATGGACCGCCAGATGGGCAAGGTCCGGGCCGCGCTCAAGGTCATGTCGCAGGGATTGGGCGAGAAGCCGTTTTGCTGCGGCGGCACGCATCTGACGCTGGCCGATATCAGCGTCGGCTGCGCTCTGGCCTGGCTGGATTTCCGCTTTCCCGAGATGGACTGGCGTGCCGAGCATCCGAACCTGGCCGCCTTGCTGGCCAAGCTGGCGGCGCGCCCCAGCTTTGTGAACACCGTGCCCCACTGA
- a CDS encoding TerC family protein — protein MDLDFLTHTPFWIALGQIIIIDILLGGDNAVVIALACRKLPPEQRRKGIIYGTAGAIILRIILIAFAMVLLQLPFLKVVGAILLIWIGIKLIAPDDEGHDNIEGSDKLFAAIKTIIVADLVMSVDNVIAIAGAAQSSGDHQMLLIVLGLLISVPIIVWGSQLVIKLMERFPMIIVAGGMLLGWIAGGMFVTDPVFVNTDKWLWMPKLGTTDAQGLAEISKTLYWAAHIGGALLVLALGKFIASRRPAVAAH, from the coding sequence ATGGATCTGGACTTTCTGACCCACACGCCCTTCTGGATTGCGCTGGGCCAAATCATCATCATCGACATCCTGCTGGGCGGCGACAACGCGGTCGTGATCGCACTGGCCTGCCGCAAGCTCCCCCCCGAACAGCGTCGCAAGGGCATCATCTACGGCACTGCCGGTGCCATCATCCTGCGAATCATCCTGATCGCCTTTGCCATGGTGCTGCTGCAGCTGCCCTTCCTGAAGGTCGTGGGCGCCATACTGCTGATCTGGATCGGTATCAAGCTGATTGCTCCCGATGACGAAGGTCACGACAACATCGAAGGCAGCGACAAGCTGTTTGCCGCCATCAAGACCATCATCGTCGCCGACCTGGTGATGTCCGTGGACAACGTGATCGCCATCGCCGGCGCAGCCCAGAGCTCGGGCGACCACCAGATGCTGCTGATCGTGCTGGGTCTGCTGATTTCCGTGCCCATCATCGTCTGGGGCTCGCAGCTGGTCATCAAGCTGATGGAGCGCTTCCCCATGATCATCGTGGCCGGCGGCATGCTGCTGGGCTGGATTGCGGGCGGCATGTTCGTGACCGACCCCGTGTTCGTGAACACCGACAAGTGGCTGTGGATGCCCAAGCTGGGCACGACCGATGCACAAGGTCTGGCCGAGATCTCCAAGACCCTGTACTGGGCAGCCCATATCGGCGGCGCACTGCTGGTTCTGGCCCTGGGCAAGTTCATTGCCAGCCGCCGCCCTGCGGTTGCAGCCCACTAA
- a CDS encoding phage holin family protein: MKILVKWLLCAAALLAVAYVYSGVQVQSFGSAMIAALVIGLLNTIIRPILVILTLPVTIITVGLFLLVVNGLMFWMASGILGGFHVTGFWAAMLGALIYSVLGLLIDRLVAQLFPE; the protein is encoded by the coding sequence ATGAAAATCCTCGTCAAATGGCTTCTTTGCGCGGCGGCTCTTCTCGCGGTCGCCTATGTCTACAGCGGCGTACAGGTACAGAGCTTCGGCTCGGCCATGATTGCGGCCCTGGTCATCGGCCTGCTCAACACCATCATTCGCCCCATCCTGGTGATACTGACGCTGCCCGTGACCATCATCACCGTGGGTCTGTTCCTGCTGGTGGTCAACGGTCTGATGTTCTGGATGGCTTCCGGCATCCTCGGCGGCTTCCATGTCACCGGCTTCTGGGCCGCCATGCTGGGTGCGCTGATCTACTCGGTGCTGGGCCTACTTATTGACCGCCTTGTCGCGCAGCTGTTCCCGGAGTAA
- a CDS encoding DUF3717 domain-containing protein translates to MAAAYDACFMTAIHITDIEAAINYWRGRAPSPDGVLLAPEVKALAEVYALMIYECEPEVAVEGFPSHAMAAWLVWFDTMPDTPCIAICSTSQGDEKCKGCGRSFDEVQHWTAMEPAEKRAVWRRITVEGDSWRFTRYAERAAERRGQSF, encoded by the coding sequence ATGGCAGCGGCTTATGATGCCTGCTTCATGACTGCCATTCACATCACCGACATCGAAGCTGCCATCAATTACTGGCGAGGCCGCGCTCCATCGCCCGACGGCGTGCTGCTGGCACCCGAGGTCAAGGCCCTGGCCGAGGTGTATGCGTTGATGATTTATGAATGCGAGCCCGAGGTGGCGGTGGAGGGCTTTCCCTCACATGCCATGGCGGCCTGGCTGGTCTGGTTCGACACCATGCCCGATACGCCTTGCATTGCCATCTGCTCCACAAGCCAGGGCGATGAAAAATGCAAGGGCTGCGGCCGCAGCTTCGACGAGGTCCAGCACTGGACGGCCATGGAGCCCGCCGAGAAGCGTGCCGTATGGCGTCGCATCACGGTCGAGGGCGATTCCTGGCGCTTCACCCGCTATGCGGAGCGCGCGGCGGAGCGGCGCGGCCAGAGTTTCTGA